A region from the Serinibacter arcticus genome encodes:
- a CDS encoding cupin domain-containing protein has product MRATERIDPPPTTRAPGAWFTGDVWFDVVAAPPAPSRLRVNTVRFAPGARTFWHSHAVGQSLHVTQGVARVGTRDGVVLEVRPGETVWCPPGEEHWHGAGAEAFMEHLAMWETTDARDGSETAWAEAVTDEAYDGARDGTGEKR; this is encoded by the coding sequence ATGAGAGCCACCGAGCGCATCGACCCCCCGCCCACCACCCGTGCTCCCGGGGCGTGGTTCACCGGCGACGTGTGGTTCGACGTCGTCGCCGCGCCCCCGGCGCCGTCCCGGCTGCGGGTCAACACCGTGCGGTTCGCCCCCGGCGCTCGCACCTTCTGGCACTCCCACGCGGTCGGTCAGTCGCTCCACGTCACGCAGGGCGTGGCACGGGTGGGGACGCGCGACGGCGTCGTGCTGGAGGTCCGCCCCGGTGAGACCGTCTGGTGCCCGCCGGGCGAGGAGCACTGGCACGGCGCCGGCGCCGAGGCGTTCATGGAGCACCTGGCGATGTGGGAGACGACCGACGCGCGGGACGGGTCGGAGACGGCCTGGGCCGAGGCCGTGACGGACGAGGCCTACGACGGCGCGCGG
- a CDS encoding helix-turn-helix transcriptional regulator: MDNRDEVRTFLATRRARITPADAGLPAYGEHRRVPGLRREEVAMLAGVSVDYYVRLERGNLAGASEQVLDALADALRLDDAERQHLRDLARASSGRPPRQRRRRSDTAAVPASVQLMLGAITGAPAVVRNDHLDVLALNPMARALYAPLVDGPSTNGGRPPNHARFAFLDPASREFWIDWPRAARDTVGVLRAQAGRDPHNRALHDLVGELSTRSEEFRELWARHDVHVHSGGVKLIHHPVVGRLELSYDTLPIMQAPGLTMLVYTAPAGSPSADALQLLATWGATPTTAPAPTAPATTD, translated from the coding sequence ATGGACAACCGCGACGAGGTGCGCACCTTCCTGGCCACGCGCCGGGCGAGGATCACGCCCGCCGACGCCGGGCTCCCGGCCTACGGCGAGCACCGGCGGGTGCCCGGCCTGCGGCGCGAGGAGGTCGCGATGCTCGCGGGCGTCTCGGTCGACTACTACGTCCGCCTCGAGCGCGGGAACCTCGCGGGCGCCTCCGAGCAGGTGCTCGACGCGCTCGCCGACGCCCTCCGCCTGGACGACGCCGAGCGGCAGCACCTGCGCGACCTCGCGCGCGCCTCGTCGGGTCGACCGCCCCGGCAGCGTCGCCGTCGTTCCGACACGGCCGCCGTCCCCGCGAGCGTGCAGCTGATGCTCGGCGCGATCACCGGCGCCCCCGCCGTCGTCCGCAACGACCACCTCGACGTGCTCGCGCTGAACCCGATGGCCCGGGCCCTGTACGCGCCGCTCGTGGACGGGCCGTCGACGAACGGCGGCCGCCCCCCGAACCACGCCCGGTTCGCGTTCCTGGACCCGGCCTCGCGCGAGTTCTGGATCGACTGGCCACGCGCCGCGCGCGACACGGTCGGGGTGCTCCGGGCCCAGGCCGGCCGCGACCCGCACAACCGGGCCCTGCACGACCTGGTGGGCGAGCTCTCGACCCGCAGCGAGGAGTTCCGCGAGCTGTGGGCGCGGCACGACGTGCACGTCCACTCCGGCGGGGTGAAGCTCATCCACCACCCCGTCGTCGGGCGGCTCGAGCTCAGCTACGACACGCTCCCGATCATGCAGGCGCCCGGCCTGACGATGCTCGTCTACACGGCGCCCGCGGGATCGCCGTCGGCCGACGCGCTGCAGCTGCTCGCCACCTGGGGCGCGACGCCGACCACGGCGCCGGCGCCGACCGCCCCCGCCACCACCGACTAG
- a CDS encoding aldo/keto reductase gives MHTRTLGQGLQVSAVGLGAMGMSQSYGPNPGSREDMIGVLRGAVERGVTFIDTAEVYGPYVNEELVGEALAPVRDDVVIATKFGWNIADGKMQGTDSRPEQIRRVADASLQRLRTDVIDLFYQHRVDPDVPIEDVAGTVAELVAAGKVRHFGLSEAGAGTIRRAHAVHPVTAVQSEYSLWTRDPEPEVLPALAELGIGFVPFSPLGKGFLTGTVDASTAFTEGDVRGTIPRFTAENRDANQVLVARVRELAEARGATPGQVALAWLLSQQPWIVPIPGTRRISRVEENAGATVIALSADDVASLSALATTVGVVGDRYNEAGMGMVGL, from the coding sequence ATGCACACACGCACGCTCGGACAGGGTCTGCAGGTCTCCGCCGTCGGCCTCGGCGCGATGGGCATGTCCCAGAGCTACGGCCCCAACCCCGGCAGCCGCGAGGACATGATCGGCGTGCTGCGCGGCGCCGTCGAGCGCGGGGTCACGTTCATCGACACGGCCGAGGTCTACGGGCCGTACGTCAACGAGGAGCTCGTCGGCGAGGCGCTCGCACCGGTGCGCGACGACGTCGTCATCGCCACGAAGTTCGGCTGGAACATCGCCGACGGAAAGATGCAGGGCACCGACAGCCGCCCCGAGCAGATCCGCCGGGTGGCCGACGCCTCGCTGCAGCGCCTGCGCACCGACGTCATCGACCTCTTCTACCAGCACCGCGTCGACCCCGACGTGCCGATCGAGGATGTCGCGGGGACGGTCGCGGAGCTGGTCGCGGCGGGCAAGGTCCGCCACTTCGGTCTGTCGGAGGCCGGCGCCGGCACGATCCGCCGCGCGCACGCCGTCCACCCCGTCACCGCCGTCCAGAGCGAGTACTCGCTGTGGACGCGCGACCCCGAGCCCGAGGTGCTGCCCGCGCTGGCCGAGCTCGGCATCGGCTTCGTGCCGTTCAGCCCGCTCGGCAAGGGCTTCCTCACGGGCACGGTCGACGCGTCCACCGCCTTCACCGAGGGCGACGTGCGCGGCACGATCCCGCGCTTCACCGCCGAGAACCGCGACGCCAACCAGGTGCTCGTCGCCCGGGTGCGCGAGCTGGCCGAGGCCCGCGGCGCGACGCCGGGCCAGGTCGCGCTCGCGTGGCTGCTGTCGCAGCAGCCGTGGATCGTGCCGATCCCCGGCACGCGCCGGATCTCGCGCGTCGAGGAGAACGCGGGGGCGACGGTGATCGCGCTGTCGGCCGACGACGTCGCCTCGCTCAGCGCGCTCGCCACGACCGTCGGCGTGGTCGGCGACCGCTACAACGAGGCCGGGATGGGCATGGTCGGGCTGTAG
- a CDS encoding mycothiol transferase gives MRSTDVLADAFGRIPDLIHHALDGADHATLTRRLDPATNTLAWLAWHTGREQDAQIAALAGTPEVWVSDGWARRAALDLPDDDMGYGHDAAHVERVDAPADVLLGYATAVEQAARTYLAGLADDDLDVVVDEDWDPPVTLGARLVSVVGDALEHAGQAAFLRGVLDRAR, from the coding sequence GTGCGCAGCACCGACGTCCTGGCCGATGCCTTCGGCCGGATCCCCGACCTGATCCACCACGCGCTCGACGGCGCGGACCACGCCACGCTCACGCGCCGCCTCGACCCCGCGACCAACACGCTCGCGTGGCTGGCCTGGCACACCGGCCGCGAGCAGGACGCGCAGATCGCGGCGCTGGCCGGCACCCCCGAGGTCTGGGTCAGCGACGGCTGGGCGCGCCGCGCCGCCCTCGACCTGCCGGACGACGACATGGGCTACGGCCACGACGCCGCCCACGTCGAGCGCGTGGACGCCCCCGCCGACGTGCTGCTCGGCTACGCGACGGCGGTCGAGCAGGCGGCCCGGACCTACCTCGCGGGGCTGGCGGACGACGATCTCGACGTCGTCGTCGACGAGGACTGGGATCCGCCGGTCACGCTCGGCGCGCGGCTGGTGAGCGTGGTCGGCGACGCGCTCGAGCACGCGGGGCAGGCGGCGTTCCTGCGCGGGGTGCTGGACCGCGCACGCTGA
- a CDS encoding PhzF family phenazine biosynthesis protein — protein sequence MSRPFRQVDVFGSGPFTGNPLAVVLDADGLTTEEMQRISAWTNLSECTFVLPPTTEGADYRVRIFSLTTELPFAGHPTLGTARAWLEAGGVPHESGRIVQECGIGLVTVRDGGDHLAFAAPPLLRSGPVSPEHLVDVAAVLGVAVDEVVEARWIDNGPGWVGVLLRDAAAVLALEPDGARRPGGWAIGVVGAHGAGAADGDAAGSDAAIEVRAFFTDGLGPLIEDPVTGSLNASVAQWLLETGRLEAPYTAAQGTRVGRRGRVRVTRDAGGVWIGGASVVAISGEITTT from the coding sequence GTGAGCCGCCCGTTCCGGCAGGTCGACGTCTTCGGCTCGGGGCCGTTCACCGGCAACCCGCTCGCGGTGGTCCTGGACGCCGACGGCCTCACGACCGAGGAGATGCAGCGGATCTCGGCCTGGACGAACCTGTCGGAGTGCACGTTCGTGCTGCCACCGACGACCGAGGGCGCGGACTACCGCGTGCGGATCTTCAGCCTCACCACCGAGCTGCCGTTCGCCGGTCACCCCACGCTCGGGACGGCGCGCGCCTGGCTGGAGGCCGGCGGCGTGCCGCACGAGTCCGGGAGGATCGTGCAGGAGTGCGGCATCGGGCTCGTGACGGTGCGCGACGGCGGTGACCACCTCGCGTTCGCGGCCCCGCCGCTGCTGCGCTCGGGACCCGTCTCGCCGGAGCACCTGGTCGACGTCGCCGCCGTCCTCGGGGTCGCGGTCGACGAGGTCGTGGAGGCCCGGTGGATCGACAACGGCCCGGGCTGGGTCGGGGTGCTGCTGCGGGACGCCGCGGCCGTGCTGGCGCTCGAGCCCGACGGCGCTCGGCGGCCCGGCGGGTGGGCGATCGGCGTGGTCGGGGCGCACGGCGCCGGGGCGGCCGACGGCGACGCCGCCGGGTCGGACGCCGCGATCGAGGTGCGCGCGTTCTTCACCGACGGACTCGGCCCGCTGATCGAGGATCCGGTCACCGGCAGCCTCAACGCGTCCGTGGCGCAGTGGCTCCTCGAGACGGGCCGGCTCGAGGCGCCGTACACGGCGGCGCAGGGCACGCGGGTCGGCCGCCGCGGCCGGGTGCGCGTCACGCGCGACGCCGGCGGGGTGTGGATCGGCGGCGCGAGCGTCGTCGCGATCTCGGGGGAGATCACGACGACGTGA
- a CDS encoding alpha/beta fold hydrolase: protein MTASERTTVTTDDGVRLDVTLTGPPEGRPVVLVAGFKAAARSWVFQVPVFAEAGYRVVAVDLRGHGTTEPLQPGVTMDLRGRDVGAVLDQLDLRDAVVIGGSMGASTIWARIAQEGTDRIAAVVSADQTPQMLNTSEWPHGFYGYDESNRDTYFAERIPQTGVGTPMWRRGVRLLRLVRAMGGGGGFGISPAELELLNDHAGRDWRPAVASCDVPVLVVAGAESEFWPATHAAATAALAPRGHSTVIERDGHAVNIEQHREFNRRVLGWLFTRGLV, encoded by the coding sequence ATGACCGCCAGCGAGCGGACCACCGTCACGACCGACGACGGCGTGCGCCTCGACGTCACGCTCACCGGGCCGCCCGAGGGGCGCCCGGTGGTGCTGGTCGCCGGGTTCAAGGCGGCGGCGAGGAGCTGGGTGTTCCAGGTCCCGGTGTTCGCCGAGGCCGGCTACCGCGTCGTCGCCGTCGACCTGCGCGGCCACGGCACGACCGAACCCCTGCAACCGGGCGTGACGATGGACCTCCGCGGCCGCGACGTCGGCGCGGTGCTGGACCAGCTCGACCTGCGCGACGCCGTCGTGATCGGCGGCTCGATGGGCGCGAGCACGATCTGGGCGCGGATCGCGCAGGAGGGCACGGACCGGATCGCCGCCGTCGTCTCCGCCGACCAGACCCCGCAGATGCTCAACACGTCCGAGTGGCCGCACGGCTTCTACGGCTACGACGAGAGCAACCGCGACACGTACTTCGCCGAGAGGATCCCGCAGACCGGGGTCGGCACGCCGATGTGGAGGCGGGGCGTGCGCCTGCTGCGGCTCGTGCGCGCGATGGGAGGGGGCGGCGGGTTCGGCATCTCCCCCGCCGAGCTCGAGCTCCTGAACGACCACGCCGGACGCGACTGGCGCCCCGCGGTCGCCTCGTGCGACGTCCCGGTGCTCGTGGTCGCGGGCGCCGAGAGCGAGTTCTGGCCGGCCACCCACGCGGCGGCGACGGCGGCGCTCGCCCCGCGCGGTCACTCGACCGTGATCGAGCGCGACGGTCACGCCGTGAACATCGAGCAGCACCGCGAGTTCAACCGCCGCGTGCTCGGCTGGCTCTTCACCCGGGGGCTGGTGTGA
- a CDS encoding FAD-binding oxidoreductase → MTTIVDDLLALLRPDQVATDIPTRELHAHDDAEWAPYATPLAVVHAESLDDVVAVMRAAHATGTPVVPRGAGTGLSGGANAVDGCLILSLARLTTIREIDPAERYAVVEAGVINDDLRAAVAEHGLWYPPDPASSARSTIGGNVATNAGGICCVKYGVTRDYVLGVTVVLADGSVARLGRRTAKGATGYDLTGLMVSSEGTLGVVVEVTLRLLPLGGREPRAVVGSFASLTDAGRAVAAVMADGIVPAALELVDRTCLEAVERWQHLGVPVGTTAVLLASVDEPGAAGDAVADRVDAHLRAAGGATERAVEPAEIERLFRARRLAYPALERLGPVLTEDVCVPRGAVPEMLARIEAIAAEHDVVIATIAHAGDGNLHPLIIAPEGDDAAKARAKLAFDRIVAESRLLGGTVTGEHGVGLLKLDGAAAELDPVVLAMHAAVKAALDPRGILNPGKAFPATSTVTSEQQEQP, encoded by the coding sequence ATGACCACGATCGTCGACGACCTCCTCGCGCTGCTGCGCCCCGACCAGGTCGCCACCGACATCCCCACCCGCGAGCTCCACGCGCACGACGACGCCGAGTGGGCGCCGTACGCGACGCCGCTCGCCGTCGTGCACGCCGAGTCGCTCGACGACGTCGTCGCCGTCATGCGCGCGGCCCACGCCACCGGCACCCCGGTCGTCCCGCGCGGCGCAGGGACCGGCCTGTCGGGCGGGGCGAACGCCGTCGACGGCTGCCTGATCCTGAGCCTGGCGCGGCTGACGACGATCCGGGAGATCGACCCGGCCGAGCGCTACGCCGTCGTCGAGGCCGGCGTGATCAACGACGACCTGCGGGCCGCCGTCGCCGAGCACGGCCTCTGGTACCCGCCGGACCCGGCCAGCTCCGCCCGCTCGACCATCGGCGGCAACGTCGCCACCAACGCCGGCGGGATCTGCTGCGTGAAGTACGGCGTCACGCGCGACTACGTGCTCGGCGTGACGGTCGTTCTCGCGGACGGCAGCGTCGCGCGGCTCGGGCGCCGGACGGCGAAGGGCGCCACCGGCTACGACCTCACCGGGCTGATGGTCTCCTCGGAGGGGACGCTCGGCGTCGTCGTGGAGGTGACGCTCAGGCTCCTTCCGCTCGGCGGTCGCGAGCCGCGCGCGGTCGTCGGCTCGTTCGCGAGCCTCACCGACGCGGGCCGCGCCGTCGCCGCCGTGATGGCGGACGGCATCGTCCCGGCCGCGCTCGAGCTGGTCGACCGCACGTGCCTCGAGGCCGTCGAGCGGTGGCAGCACCTCGGCGTCCCGGTCGGCACGACGGCGGTCCTGCTCGCCTCCGTGGACGAGCCGGGCGCCGCGGGCGACGCCGTTGCCGACCGGGTCGACGCCCATCTCCGCGCGGCCGGGGGCGCGACCGAGCGCGCCGTCGAACCGGCGGAGATCGAGCGGCTGTTCCGCGCCCGACGACTCGCCTACCCGGCCCTGGAGCGGCTCGGGCCGGTGCTGACCGAGGACGTCTGCGTGCCGCGCGGCGCCGTCCCGGAGATGCTGGCGCGGATCGAGGCGATCGCCGCGGAGCACGACGTCGTCATCGCCACCATCGCCCACGCCGGCGACGGCAACCTCCACCCGCTGATCATCGCGCCGGAGGGCGACGACGCAGCGAAGGCCCGCGCGAAGCTCGCGTTCGACCGGATCGTTGCGGAGTCGCGGCTGCTCGGCGGCACGGTGACGGGGGAGCACGGCGTCGGGCTGCTCAAACTCGACGGCGCCGCAGCCGAGCTCGACCCCGTGGTCCTCGCGATGCACGCCGCTGTGAAGGCGGCGCTCGACCCGCGTGGGATCCTCAACCCGGGCAAGGCCTTCCCCGCCACCTCCACCGTCACCTCCGAGCAGCAGGAGCAGCCATGA
- a CDS encoding CocE/NonD family hydrolase has translation MTTPEKSSLPPARTRRRRRSILAALLTATVLPAVAIPATAEPAATPAVASPEATAAVDAVPTAETPEGISIVGGVTAPQFGYGDAIRERVLIPVAGVDQDLDGIDDVTAIDIIRPAASAGALKVPAIIDPSPYFTTVGRGNESQRLSDLDGDGVTDLFPLFYDNYFVPRGYAVIHAQMNGTGFSTGCPAHGGPGDIESMKVVVDWLNGRVPGYDAAGNPVSAGWHSGSSAMIGKSYDGTLANGVAATGVEGLDTIVPIDAISQWYRYSRTNGIRHNTNYPASLSNTVTNPERRTLCAPTREAMNLIDGDETGDINEFWDDRDYVKDVENVTAAVFAVHGLNDDNVRMSQFAEYWDLLGENDVPRKVWLPRQGHIDPFDFRRAVWVDTLHRWFDQWLMKIDNGIMDEPTSMVEQDAREYVDEASWPAPGSEDVAVHLTGTPGTAGSLALQPGTTETLTFTGPANSPNETALITTPEGQQNSRLVFLSEPLETELRISGTPRIELDASLSQDQSNLGALLVDYGTKERVSRTGDGAINTTVRTCWGAATEFDNACYLEMDRRLQTADFWRLSRGVLDSSNRESFIDGEATPVVPGQQYDLDFAMEPYDYVFPAGHRIGVVLTTNLSGFTAGSPSATVTLDATTSTIVLPVVGGTGAAVASGALGDAAPVTVSFDLGGEGTTAIDPQVIAYGATPVEPAEPTDETLFFGGWFADAELTVPFDFTAPLTASTTAYARWLTLEQAATTLTVTSVTSALVGEQVGLTVTGFDADGESLGDVTAAATFTSDSPGVTFSSATATLAQVGDAVVTATLGAASNTTTITVLPLPFVDVPLGTQFFDEIRWLSDSGISTGWDIGNGEREFRPLTPVARDAMAAFLYRLSDSPEFTAPPVSPFVDVPVTNQFYKEIAWLAEEGISTGWVRADGTREFRPLEPINRDAMAAFLFRLAGEEGFVPVDAAPFDDVAADAQFATEIAWVAEVGISTGWAGNDGTTLFRPVTPIARDAIAAFLSRYHGLGQQG, from the coding sequence GTGACCACTCCGGAGAAATCCTCCCTGCCCCCTGCCCGCACGCGGCGTCGACGTCGTTCGATCCTCGCCGCTCTCCTCACCGCGACCGTCCTGCCCGCGGTCGCCATCCCCGCCACCGCCGAGCCCGCGGCGACCCCCGCCGTCGCGAGCCCGGAGGCCACCGCGGCCGTCGACGCCGTCCCGACGGCGGAGACGCCCGAGGGCATCAGCATCGTCGGCGGCGTCACCGCGCCGCAGTTCGGCTACGGCGACGCCATCCGCGAGCGGGTCCTGATCCCCGTCGCCGGTGTCGACCAGGACCTCGACGGCATCGACGACGTCACCGCGATCGACATCATCCGGCCGGCCGCCTCGGCCGGGGCCCTCAAGGTCCCCGCGATCATCGACCCGTCGCCCTACTTCACGACGGTCGGCCGCGGCAACGAGTCCCAGCGGCTGAGCGACCTCGACGGCGACGGCGTCACCGACCTCTTCCCGCTCTTCTACGACAACTACTTCGTCCCCCGCGGTTACGCGGTGATCCACGCCCAGATGAACGGCACCGGCTTCTCCACCGGGTGCCCCGCCCACGGTGGCCCCGGCGACATCGAGAGCATGAAGGTCGTCGTCGACTGGCTGAACGGCCGCGTCCCCGGGTACGACGCCGCGGGCAACCCGGTCTCCGCCGGCTGGCACTCGGGCAGCTCGGCCATGATCGGCAAGTCCTACGACGGCACGCTCGCCAACGGCGTCGCCGCCACGGGCGTCGAGGGCCTCGACACCATCGTGCCGATCGACGCGATCTCGCAGTGGTACCGCTACTCGCGCACGAACGGCATCCGCCACAACACGAACTACCCCGCCAGCCTCTCCAACACCGTCACCAACCCGGAGCGCCGCACGCTGTGCGCCCCGACCCGTGAGGCGATGAACCTCATCGACGGCGACGAGACCGGCGACATCAACGAGTTCTGGGACGACCGCGACTACGTCAAGGACGTCGAGAACGTCACCGCCGCCGTCTTCGCCGTCCACGGTCTCAACGACGACAACGTCCGCATGAGCCAGTTCGCGGAGTACTGGGACCTGCTCGGCGAGAACGACGTGCCCCGCAAGGTCTGGCTCCCGCGCCAGGGCCACATCGACCCGTTCGACTTCCGCCGCGCGGTCTGGGTCGACACGCTCCACCGCTGGTTCGACCAGTGGCTCATGAAGATCGACAACGGGATCATGGACGAGCCGACCTCGATGGTCGAGCAGGACGCCCGCGAGTACGTGGATGAGGCCTCCTGGCCCGCCCCGGGCAGCGAGGACGTCGCCGTCCACCTCACCGGCACGCCCGGTACCGCCGGCTCGCTGGCCCTCCAGCCCGGCACCACGGAGACGCTCACGTTCACCGGTCCGGCGAACTCGCCGAACGAGACGGCGCTCATCACGACGCCGGAGGGGCAGCAGAACAGCCGCCTCGTGTTCCTCTCGGAGCCGCTGGAGACCGAGCTGCGCATCTCCGGCACGCCCCGCATCGAGCTGGACGCCTCGCTCTCGCAGGACCAGTCCAACCTGGGCGCCCTGCTGGTCGACTACGGCACCAAGGAGCGCGTCTCCCGCACGGGCGACGGCGCGATCAACACCACGGTCCGCACCTGCTGGGGTGCGGCGACCGAGTTCGACAACGCCTGCTACCTGGAGATGGACCGTCGCCTGCAGACCGCCGACTTCTGGCGCCTCTCCCGCGGCGTGCTCGACTCCTCCAACCGCGAGTCGTTCATCGACGGCGAGGCCACCCCGGTGGTGCCCGGTCAGCAGTACGACCTCGACTTCGCGATGGAGCCGTACGACTACGTCTTCCCGGCCGGCCACCGCATCGGCGTCGTCCTGACGACGAACCTGTCCGGCTTCACCGCCGGCTCGCCCAGCGCGACGGTCACGCTGGACGCCACGACCTCCACGATCGTGCTCCCGGTCGTGGGCGGCACGGGAGCGGCCGTCGCCTCCGGCGCCCTCGGCGACGCGGCCCCCGTCACGGTCTCCTTCGACCTCGGCGGCGAGGGGACGACGGCGATCGACCCGCAGGTCATCGCCTACGGCGCCACGCCGGTCGAGCCGGCCGAGCCCACGGACGAAACCCTCTTCTTCGGCGGCTGGTTCGCCGACGCCGAGCTCACGGTGCCGTTCGACTTCACCGCCCCGCTCACCGCGAGCACCACGGCGTACGCCCGTTGGCTCACCCTCGAGCAGGCCGCCACGACACTCACCGTCACGTCCGTGACGAGCGCGCTGGTGGGTGAGCAGGTCGGCCTCACGGTGACCGGCTTCGACGCCGACGGCGAGTCGCTCGGCGACGTCACCGCCGCCGCGACCTTCACCTCGGACAGCCCGGGCGTGACGTTCTCGAGCGCGACGGCGACGCTCGCGCAGGTCGGCGACGCGGTCGTGACCGCGACGCTCGGCGCGGCCTCGAACACGACGACCATCACGGTCCTCCCGCTGCCGTTCGTCGACGTCCCGCTCGGGACGCAGTTCTTCGACGAGATCCGCTGGCTGTCCGACAGCGGCATCTCCACCGGTTGGGACATCGGGAACGGCGAGCGCGAGTTCCGCCCGCTGACCCCGGTGGCGCGCGACGCGATGGCGGCGTTCCTCTACCGGCTCTCGGACTCCCCGGAGTTCACGGCGCCGCCGGTCTCGCCGTTCGTCGACGTGCCCGTGACCAACCAGTTCTACAAGGAGATCGCCTGGCTGGCCGAGGAGGGCATCTCGACCGGTTGGGTGCGGGCCGACGGCACGCGCGAGTTCCGCCCGCTCGAGCCGATCAACCGCGACGCGATGGCGGCGTTCCTCTTCCGCCTCGCCGGCGAGGAGGGCTTCGTGCCCGTCGACGCCGCACCGTTCGACGACGTGGCGGCGGACGCGCAGTTCGCCACCGAGATCGCGTGGGTGGCCGAGGTCGGGATCTCCACGGGGTGGGCCGGCAACGACGGCACGACCCTGTTCCGTCCCGTCACCCCGATCGCGCGTGACGCGATCGCGGCGTTCCTGTCCCGGTACCACGGGCTGGGTCAGCAGGGCTGA
- the thpR gene encoding RNA 2',3'-cyclic phosphodiesterase translates to MRMFVALRVPVEAREDLETFLESRLDAFDVGWTPPEHWHLTLAFLGSVPERTLDDLTERLATAASRRSTVTLRLAGAGAIPDPFAARVLHLAPDLEPDARLELDRLSAAARTAATTSGIEVDGARFHPHVTLARSRHAMNAARWLQVMDTYRGPTWVADEIELVRSNLGEGRRHPRRHEVVNRFPLRWGQGG, encoded by the coding sequence ATGCGAATGTTCGTTGCGCTCCGCGTTCCCGTCGAGGCCCGAGAGGACCTCGAGACCTTCCTCGAGTCCCGTCTCGACGCGTTCGACGTCGGCTGGACCCCTCCCGAGCACTGGCACCTCACGCTCGCGTTCCTCGGTTCCGTCCCCGAGCGGACCCTGGACGACCTCACCGAGCGGCTCGCCACGGCCGCCTCGCGACGCTCGACCGTCACCCTCCGCCTCGCGGGCGCCGGGGCGATCCCCGACCCGTTCGCCGCCCGGGTGCTCCACCTCGCCCCCGACCTGGAACCGGACGCCCGGCTCGAGCTCGACCGGCTGTCGGCCGCGGCGCGAACCGCCGCCACGACGTCGGGCATCGAGGTCGACGGCGCCCGGTTCCACCCGCACGTCACCCTCGCTCGGTCGCGGCACGCGATGAACGCGGCGCGGTGGCTCCAGGTGATGGACACGTATCGGGGGCCGACGTGGGTGGCCGACGAGATCGAGCTCGTCCGGTCGAATCTCGGCGAGGGGCGGCGCCATCCGAGGCGGCACGAGGTCGTGAATCGGTTCCCGCTCAGGTGGGGTCAGGGCGGCTGA
- a CDS encoding LPXTG cell wall anchor domain-containing protein: MTTSANNGSSTVVTASDESMLAQTGIAPTTGALALLLLLGGAVALRRSRREV; this comes from the coding sequence GTGACCACCTCGGCGAACAACGGCAGCTCCACCGTCGTGACGGCCTCGGACGAGTCGATGCTCGCCCAGACCGGTATCGCCCCGACCACCGGCGCCCTCGCGCTGCTCCTCCTGCTGGGAGGTGCGGTCGCCCTGCGACGCTCGCGTCGCGAGGTCTGA
- a CDS encoding nucleotidyltransferase family protein, translated as MLENHRLQAMADDLATVRGVCAVALGGSRARGTHRPDSDVDLGIYYSGELDLRALEALAAHWAGAAVPVAPPGGWGPWVDGGAWLTVDGTAVDWILRDRGRVVEQCERALRGQFAFHVQPGHPLGFLDVAYAGEVAVGIPLQDDDGFLARLRTRLSAYPEALRRSLVESLWQVDLLLDGAQKGARAADTAYVTLSLTTAAMLVAHGWHALADTWVTNEKGVVPGVARLTVDTGGFSTAVAGILGAVGSTSDELQASITAMRAVPRPHLARDGQGNGT; from the coding sequence ATGCTCGAGAACCACCGTCTCCAGGCGATGGCTGACGACCTCGCCACCGTCCGCGGGGTGTGCGCCGTCGCACTCGGGGGCAGTCGCGCACGCGGCACCCACCGCCCGGACTCCGACGTCGACCTCGGCATCTACTACTCGGGTGAGCTCGACCTCCGCGCACTCGAGGCGCTCGCCGCGCACTGGGCGGGCGCCGCCGTTCCTGTGGCCCCACCCGGCGGGTGGGGACCGTGGGTCGACGGTGGCGCCTGGCTGACGGTCGACGGGACGGCCGTCGACTGGATCCTGCGCGATCGCGGACGCGTCGTGGAGCAGTGCGAGCGGGCGCTCCGAGGCCAGTTCGCCTTCCACGTCCAGCCCGGACACCCGCTGGGGTTCCTGGACGTCGCGTACGCCGGCGAGGTCGCCGTCGGCATCCCGCTCCAGGACGACGACGGCTTCCTCGCGCGACTCCGGACACGTCTGTCGGCCTACCCCGAGGCGCTGCGCCGCTCCCTGGTCGAGAGTCTCTGGCAGGTCGACCTGCTCCTCGACGGCGCGCAGAAGGGGGCCAGGGCCGCTGACACCGCCTACGTCACCCTGAGCCTCACCACGGCGGCGATGCTCGTCGCCCACGGCTGGCACGCCCTCGCCGACACCTGGGTCACCAACGAGAAGGGTGTCGTCCCCGGGGTTGCTCGGCTGACCGTCGACACGGGCGGGTTCAGCACCGCCGTCGCCGGGATCCTGGGAGCGGTCGGATCGACCTCCGACGAGCTCCAGGCGTCGATCACGGCGATGCGCGCGGTACCCCGCCCCCACCTCGCCCGAGACGGTCAGGGCAACGGCACGTAG